The genomic stretch CACCAACTTTAACTGATTTCACATCAATAAAATATTCATAAGAAGCATCACCTTCTGTGAATATTGGAGCAGTGCTAAAGGGGTTGATAATAAGAGGAATGGTAGTGAGTTGAAACTTTGGAAAAGAAGCATGGCCAATGAAAAGACTGCCTAGTCCTTTCTTGTTAGAAGATGGTAAACAAAGAGAAAACTTCTGAGGAAGTTTGTGAGAGGAAGATAATGAAAGCTGTGTTGGTAATGCAAGTCTTGTTCTTGCAAGGCCTAGTATACCTTTTGTGGCCGTTGGTAAGCCTTTAAGAGGCGAATCATCGGAGAATCCATCGACATCGGTGCAACCCGAGAGTAGTCCTGAGAGTTTAGTCTGTGATATGAACAACTCGTCTTTGCCAGTGTCACCTGAGAAAATGGAGTCAGCTAGTTGGTTGATAATGTTGGCACCGCATGTGTTGTTGGAGCAACCTGGTTTGAAGGGGCCATTGCAGCTGGTGCAACCAGCATTACCGTTGCAGAGATTGGATTCACAAGGGAGGGGAGTGTAGGTTGAAGAAGTGTAGTTTTTGTTGCAGTCATACCATAGGATTGGTCCTCCAAGATCTATGGCTAGATTGAAGGTGTGGTGAGGTGTTCCTATGGAAAGTGAGGTGTAGAAGAGATTGGTTGTTGGGTCTTTTTCTATTGGTAAGATGAGTTGTGATGAGGAGGAGAATGAGAGAAGGGATATTGTGAGAAGGGAGAGAAGAGTTGTAAAAGAAGCCATTGTTGAGTTCAATGCTAAGGGTGAGTAGTTAATGGAAGTGAAGGGTTTGGTTTTATAGATATGAATATGAAAATGAATAGTATGATACATTGTTTATTCTTTTTTACTTGACTAGATTTGAAATGGTATGTATGATATTAATATTTAGTCTTCTTTTATGTCGGCATGATCTGGCATGAATAATTGTTTCTCGCAGTACTATTATTTTATTGATTATATGATGGTATATCCAACTGAGTATAACAATTATATAAAAGGATCATCAC from Vicia villosa cultivar HV-30 ecotype Madison, WI linkage group LG4, Vvil1.0, whole genome shotgun sequence encodes the following:
- the LOC131599918 gene encoding probable aspartic proteinase GIP2, producing the protein MASFTTLLSLLTISLLSFSSSSQLILPIEKDPTTNLFYTSLSIGTPHHTFNLAIDLGGPILWYDCNKNYTSSTYTPLPCESNLCNGNAGCTSCNGPFKPGCSNNTCGANIINQLADSIFSGDTGKDELFISQTKLSGLLSGCTDVDGFSDDSPLKGLPTATKGILGLARTRLALPTQLSLSSSHKLPQKFSLCLPSSNKKGLGSLFIGHASFPKFQLTTIPLIINPFSTAPIFTEGDASYEYFIDVKSVKVGGEILNLKSSLLSIDNKGNGGTKFSTLNSFTVLHSSILKPLVRDFVKKASDKKIKKVASVAPFEACFDLSTIGRTVTGLDVPTIGLVLEGGVEWTVYGGNSMVLVNKNVACLGFVDGGKEPRTAVVIGGNLLEDNLLEFDLVSSKFGFSSSLLLHNARCSNLEASGNLISIE